The following are from one region of the Edwardsiella tarda ATCC 15947 = NBRC 105688 genome:
- a CDS encoding DedA family protein, translated as MIDAARWITEYGYVAVVIGSIIEGETIAFLAGAAAHKHLLFYPWVVLLTIIGAILGDTTLYFVGRHFGTPILRRFPGQQAKISYVQAKIRRNESWLILGMRFAYGFRTIGPIIIGSSGVRPAKFILFNVLGAILWALTIVTLGYGASELLLRLFADPHQRLWAGGALLLGLVLALLLFRWYKRRRRDAQQ; from the coding sequence ATGATTGATGCAGCGCGCTGGATTACGGAGTACGGCTATGTTGCCGTGGTGATTGGCAGCATTATCGAAGGCGAAACCATCGCCTTTCTGGCCGGGGCAGCGGCGCATAAACATCTACTCTTCTACCCTTGGGTGGTGTTGTTGACCATTATCGGCGCGATCTTGGGGGATACGACACTCTATTTCGTCGGCCGCCACTTTGGCACGCCGATCCTGCGGCGCTTTCCCGGCCAACAGGCCAAGATCAGCTATGTCCAGGCGAAGATCCGGCGTAATGAGAGCTGGTTGATCCTCGGCATGCGCTTCGCCTATGGGTTTCGCACCATCGGTCCGATCATCATCGGCTCTTCGGGCGTCCGCCCGGCCAAATTCATTCTCTTTAACGTACTGGGGGCTATCCTTTGGGCGTTGACTATCGTCACTCTCGGTTATGGGGCGAGCGAGTTATTGTTGCGCCTATTCGCTGATCCGCATCAGCGTCTATGGGCCGGCGGCGCGCTACTGCTTGGCTTGGTGCTGGCGTTGCTACTCTTCCGTTGGTATAAGAGACGCCGGCGCGACGCACAACAGTGA
- the dcuC gene encoding C4-dicarboxylate transporter DcuC, with the protein MLTIILGVAVLIATVILLIKRYDTRTTLIGAGILLCIISLAPMNAFNAFTTRMTTSGLIESICSSMGFAYVMKFTGCDMCLVRLLTRGLSKLGFLLVPTAVAVTFVICIAIPSAAGVSAAVGATLIPLLIAARVHPAIAGGAVLSGTLGAYLNPGVAHNAFISHISKTPLMDFVFYHAPTTIICAVICAVCLTLVAFASHGLNYHPDGATLQDGAREQEEPLRNLRFYLQTLAPFLPVLLLVCSSLGWLGSSKMGVPAAMIIGSLYALLITRVSPSALTKSFFDGMGASYANILGIIIAAAVFIEGLNAVGLIKAFIQLLTDSPEFARWGGTLGPFLMGLITGTGDATAFAFNEAVTPHAGDFGYQVNNLGAGVMLASALGRNMSPLAGAAIVCAGLAGVSPVDIAKRTAPGAIVAVLYVALFFL; encoded by the coding sequence ATGCTGACAATAATCTTAGGCGTCGCGGTATTAATTGCCACGGTCATTTTATTGATTAAACGCTACGACACCCGCACCACACTAATCGGTGCTGGGATTCTATTATGTATTATTTCCCTCGCGCCGATGAATGCATTCAACGCGTTCACCACGCGCATGACCACATCGGGCTTGATCGAGTCTATCTGTAGCAGTATGGGCTTTGCCTATGTGATGAAATTTACCGGCTGCGATATGTGTTTGGTCCGCCTATTAACGCGCGGTCTGAGCAAGCTGGGCTTTCTGCTGGTGCCGACAGCCGTTGCCGTCACCTTCGTCATCTGCATCGCCATCCCCTCTGCCGCCGGCGTCTCGGCGGCGGTGGGGGCTACGCTGATCCCCCTGCTGATCGCCGCTCGCGTCCACCCCGCCATCGCCGGCGGCGCCGTGCTCTCGGGCACGCTGGGCGCCTACCTGAATCCTGGCGTGGCGCATAATGCCTTTATCTCCCATATTTCCAAGACGCCACTGATGGATTTCGTCTTCTATCATGCCCCGACGACCATCATCTGCGCCGTGATCTGCGCCGTCTGCCTGACCCTGGTCGCCTTTGCCAGCCACGGTCTGAACTACCATCCGGATGGTGCAACCCTGCAAGACGGAGCGCGTGAGCAAGAGGAGCCGCTGCGCAACCTGCGTTTTTATCTCCAAACCCTCGCCCCGTTTCTCCCGGTACTCCTGTTGGTGTGCTCCAGCCTGGGCTGGCTCGGCAGTAGCAAAATGGGGGTGCCCGCGGCGATGATCATCGGCTCTCTGTACGCGTTACTCATCACACGCGTGAGCCCCAGCGCACTGACCAAAAGTTTCTTCGACGGTATGGGCGCCTCCTACGCCAACATCCTCGGCATCATCATCGCCGCGGCCGTCTTCATCGAGGGGCTCAACGCCGTCGGCTTAATCAAGGCGTTCATCCAACTGCTGACCGACTCGCCGGAGTTCGCCCGCTGGGGCGGCACCCTCGGCCCCTTTCTGATGGGGCTGATCACCGGTACCGGCGACGCCACCGCCTTTGCCTTTAACGAAGCCGTCACCCCGCACGCCGGTGATTTTGGCTATCAGGTCAATAATCTGGGGGCTGGCGTCATGCTCGCCTCGGCTCTCGGCCGTAATATGTCGCCGCTCGCCGGAGCCGCCATCGTCTGCGCCGGGCTGGCGGGTGTCAGTCCGGTCGATATCGCCAAGCGCACCGCGCCAGGCGCCATCGTCGCCGTGTTGTACGTCGCGCTATTTTTTCTTTAA
- a CDS encoding LysR substrate-binding domain-containing protein, with translation MRYLPKIQQLKVFNEVIRSGSIRAAARKMDQSQPALTRTLKELEHHMGATLLIRSNEGVTLTDAGKSFAIRAHLILEELEKAAEEVEQITKNSHGHVALGISSLFGITVLNKVLNDFKQGFPATVINVKEAQLSTLLPSLRDGRLDFAIGTLTDEMPLGDFISIPLFDAPFCIVARRGHPLANCRELAALCQAKWVMPETDMGYYHHIRCIIPFDHPDNPHYPILTDSTVCIMNLVMNGDYLTILSRARLREARFGGVLTALPIEQFHLPVGHYGLIYPRKRPLTQAAQALIEQFRWHCQHHDW, from the coding sequence ATGCGTTATTTGCCAAAAATACAACAATTGAAGGTATTTAATGAGGTGATCCGCAGTGGGAGTATTCGGGCGGCGGCGCGAAAGATGGATCAGTCGCAACCGGCTTTAACTCGTACACTCAAGGAGTTAGAGCACCATATGGGCGCGACGTTGTTGATCAGAAGCAACGAGGGCGTGACCCTGACGGATGCCGGGAAATCCTTTGCGATTCGTGCTCACTTGATTCTGGAAGAGTTAGAAAAGGCGGCGGAGGAAGTTGAGCAAATAACTAAGAATAGCCATGGCCATGTCGCCCTAGGTATTTCTTCGCTGTTCGGAATAACGGTGTTAAATAAAGTGTTGAATGATTTTAAACAGGGGTTTCCAGCGACCGTGATTAATGTTAAGGAAGCACAGCTTTCTACATTATTACCCAGTTTACGTGACGGGAGACTCGATTTTGCCATAGGGACATTGACGGATGAAATGCCACTGGGAGACTTTATTTCTATACCGTTATTTGATGCGCCATTTTGTATTGTCGCAAGGCGCGGACATCCGTTAGCGAATTGTCGTGAGTTAGCGGCATTATGTCAGGCCAAGTGGGTGATGCCGGAAACGGATATGGGCTATTACCATCATATCCGTTGCATTATCCCGTTCGACCACCCGGATAATCCGCACTACCCCATCTTGACGGATTCTACGGTGTGCATAATGAATCTGGTGATGAATGGTGACTACCTGACCATTCTGTCCCGGGCGCGTCTGCGTGAGGCGCGGTTCGGCGGGGTGCTGACGGCGTTACCGATCGAACAGTTCCATCTGCCGGTCGGGCATTATGGATTGATTTACCCGCGCAAGCGCCCGTTGACGCAAGCGGCGCAGGCGTTGATCGAACAGTTTCGCTGGCACTGCCAGCACCATGATTGGTAA
- a CDS encoding YceK/YidQ family lipoprotein has protein sequence MKQRLLRAVLIGGAALLLAGCGSIMGRTTMQDGHTYYPGVRNDMARVSGSGNYDYDFLTRSRAFIDLPFSLLADTLYAPVDYFHGPYDGKGASDEATPPRR, from the coding sequence ATGAAACAGCGACTGTTGAGAGCTGTGTTGATCGGGGGTGCCGCGCTGTTGTTGGCGGGGTGCGGCAGCATTATGGGACGGACCACCATGCAGGATGGTCACACCTATTACCCCGGCGTGCGCAACGACATGGCGCGCGTCAGCGGATCCGGGAATTATGACTACGATTTTTTGACGCGCAGTCGCGCCTTTATCGATCTTCCCTTCTCCTTATTGGCCGATACCCTGTACGCACCGGTGGACTATTTTCATGGCCCCTATGACGGCAAGGGCGCCTCGGATGAGGCGACCCCGCCGCGACGCTGA
- a CDS encoding M20 family metallo-hydrolase, with translation MTLSDTEQLRQWRRMFHQLPEPGWSEFITTARLIEMLRAMGYRVLPGAAFLSREHIQGRNEEEVAQGLARARAFPVEAALLAEMEALTGCVALLETGRPGPTIALRFDIDCVAVHESEAPQHRPQAAGFASRHPGCMHACGHDGHMTIGLGVAQTLYALRDRLCGTVKLLFQPAEEGVRGAKPVAEGGILDDVDYFLSAHIGMGVPSGEIVVDPRDFLCTTKLDLRFFGAPAHAGMMPQGGANALAGACHCVTQLLAIPRHSAGMSRINIGTLRAGEGRNVIPAYAEMQLEVRGENRAINDYMQQQVLRIAEGIAQSFALRVEHQVMGSAVDLHNDATLMTLVADIASQQLDLRIGEASFGGSEDATLLVERVQAHGGQAAYIVLGADLTAGHHQSAFDFDEAVLGQGVALFSACVERLCQR, from the coding sequence ATGACCCTTTCCGATACGGAGCAGCTACGCCAATGGCGTCGGATGTTCCACCAGCTTCCCGAGCCCGGCTGGAGCGAATTCATTACCACCGCCCGTTTGATCGAGATGTTACGCGCCATGGGCTACCGCGTATTACCGGGCGCGGCATTTCTCTCCCGTGAGCATATCCAGGGACGTAACGAGGAGGAGGTGGCCCAAGGCCTAGCGCGCGCGCGGGCCTTCCCGGTCGAGGCGGCACTGCTGGCCGAGATGGAGGCATTAACCGGCTGCGTCGCCCTACTGGAAACGGGCCGTCCGGGGCCAACCATTGCCCTGCGCTTCGACATCGACTGCGTCGCCGTCCATGAAAGCGAGGCACCGCAACATCGGCCACAGGCGGCCGGCTTCGCCTCGCGCCATCCCGGCTGCATGCATGCCTGCGGGCATGACGGCCACATGACCATCGGGCTCGGCGTCGCCCAGACACTGTATGCATTACGCGATCGCCTCTGCGGCACGGTGAAGCTACTGTTTCAACCGGCGGAGGAAGGGGTGCGCGGCGCCAAACCGGTCGCGGAAGGGGGGATCCTAGACGATGTTGACTATTTCCTCTCGGCCCATATCGGCATGGGGGTTCCCAGCGGCGAGATCGTCGTCGATCCACGCGATTTTCTCTGCACCACCAAGTTGGATCTGCGTTTCTTCGGCGCCCCGGCGCATGCCGGTATGATGCCTCAGGGGGGAGCCAACGCCTTGGCGGGCGCTTGCCACTGCGTGACCCAACTCCTGGCGATCCCTCGACACAGCGCGGGGATGTCACGCATCAACATCGGTACGCTACGTGCCGGCGAAGGGCGTAACGTGATCCCCGCCTATGCCGAGATGCAGTTAGAGGTTCGTGGGGAGAACCGCGCCATCAATGATTATATGCAGCAACAGGTCCTACGTATCGCCGAGGGCATCGCACAGAGCTTCGCGCTACGGGTCGAACATCAGGTAATGGGCAGCGCCGTCGATCTCCACAACGATGCGACGCTGATGACGCTGGTAGCGGATATCGCCAGCCAGCAGCTGGATCTGCGCATCGGAGAGGCCAGCTTTGGCGGCAGCGAGGATGCCACGCTACTGGTGGAGCGAGTACAGGCGCACGGTGGCCAGGCGGCCTATATCGTACTGGGCGCCGATCTGACGGCGGGCCATCATCAGTCCGCCTTCGATTTTGACGAGGCCGTGCTGGGCCAGGGCGTTGCTCTCTTTAGCGCCTGTGTCGAGCGCCTCTGCCAGCGCTAA